In the Chlamydiales bacterium STE3 genome, one interval contains:
- a CDS encoding NAD kinase (Product derived from UniProtKB/Swiss-Prot:Q6MDK7;Gene name derived from UniProtKB/Swiss-Prot:Q6MDK7;EC number derived from UniProtKB/Swiss-Prot:Q6MDK7), translating to MIVALFPNLTKTHTIKVALEIVDFFHSRGVQVVTEDEKAEELSLQPLSKVDPNDIKFLISLGGDGTILRIVHRNPELNAPLIGINMGGLGFMADVPLDTLYPSLEALLAGHYTWQDRLVIQGQIANETSFAINDIVIHRGKNPSLIDLLIHIDGCYLNTFSADGLIISTPNGSTAYSLAAGGPILTPDLDAIVITPISPHTISNRPIVIKADKEIQIQLVSFQEAVDVNYDGIVHQHLLKDDILRINPSDRKFRLIGLEKHFFATLRSKLGWSGKLKTYLSNLEKNP from the coding sequence ATGATTGTTGCCTTATTTCCAAATCTTACTAAAACCCACACCATAAAAGTGGCTTTGGAAATAGTGGATTTTTTTCACTCACGAGGAGTGCAGGTTGTTACTGAAGATGAAAAAGCAGAAGAACTCTCTCTACAGCCCCTTTCTAAAGTCGATCCCAATGACATCAAATTTCTCATCTCCTTAGGTGGTGATGGCACGATCTTAAGAATTGTCCATCGCAATCCAGAGCTCAATGCGCCCCTTATTGGTATCAATATGGGTGGATTAGGGTTTATGGCGGATGTGCCATTAGATACATTGTATCCATCTCTTGAAGCCCTACTTGCCGGACATTATACTTGGCAAGATCGCCTTGTTATTCAAGGGCAAATTGCCAATGAAACTTCTTTCGCTATCAATGACATTGTCATTCATCGAGGAAAAAATCCAAGTCTCATCGATTTACTCATTCATATTGACGGCTGTTACTTAAATACTTTTTCTGCTGACGGTTTAATTATCTCAACACCTAACGGCTCAACGGCTTATTCGCTAGCTGCGGGGGGCCCGATCTTAACCCCTGATCTCGATGCTATCGTCATCACTCCCATTAGTCCACACACAATTTCAAATCGCCCCATTGTCATCAAAGCTGACAAAGAAATTCAAATTCAGCTGGTCAGTTTTCAAGAAGCCGTGGATGTCAATTACGATGGAATTGTTCATCAACATTTATTAAAAGATGACATTTTGCGTATCAATCCTTCTGACCGCAAGTTCCGATTGATCGGTCTTGAAAAACATTTTTTTGCCACCCTTCGCTCCAAACTTGGTTGGTCAGGAAAATTGAAGACCTACCTTTCAAACTTAGAAAAGAACCCCTAA
- a CDS encoding Uncharacterized protein (Product derived from UniProtKB/Trembl:F8L0W6) — MGSLKVILSILFFIQPISLFSDLETARLLYLIHSGEVESALNSYLSFYHDKERHDFELLQKLSLTLLDRGLKSNTPEEQLLTIYGAGVSSNEKAFYLLEEALNSPYLQIQAVALNFLAKTQSDYADALINRLITSPHPLIRLEAAYQLALKKHPWATPQIEALMHKMGSEIASVFPKLFATCGDAAATKVLRKLLSHPKSEVRCETILSLAEFLRDDLLVPIRRLALHNDIAQQEACAAAFGAMKDEEALPLLRRLATNHSSSVKIAAIQALNEMQETSYNAELLEMAKRGDVFAIYALKDIPNSEDVLHHLTKSTNLQIRLNASLALLHRKSPKCLRGLKEILIKDSKDLALVKIHTQGKGIEAFKAVPSLTENVDTALLYEMTLGYREEILEEALNLPEEHFLNLAAAIFATKQNELVPALCNLLYQLGTPSSIALLKKEQQRAGAPLIRSYCNLALFKLKEEGPYEKNLLQWVNQQQNVDMIRFRAFVPFDLRENTQNFELTPEETARLLIDSFEVIAQTQEDKGINLLLDAMIDGNPKNRYVLAGLLLRITQ; from the coding sequence ATGGGATCACTTAAAGTAATTCTCTCAATTTTATTTTTTATCCAGCCAATTTCTCTTTTTTCCGATTTAGAAACCGCTCGGCTTCTCTATCTTATTCATTCTGGAGAAGTGGAATCTGCTCTAAACAGCTATCTCTCTTTTTACCACGATAAGGAACGACATGACTTCGAGCTTTTGCAGAAGCTAAGCCTTACTCTACTAGATAGAGGCCTAAAAAGTAACACCCCTGAAGAGCAGCTGTTGACAATTTATGGCGCAGGAGTTTCAAGCAACGAAAAAGCCTTTTACCTTTTAGAAGAGGCCTTAAATTCCCCCTATTTGCAAATTCAAGCTGTTGCATTAAACTTTTTAGCAAAAACGCAAAGTGATTATGCCGATGCGTTGATTAACCGCTTGATCACCTCTCCCCATCCCCTAATTCGACTAGAGGCCGCTTACCAGCTAGCTCTCAAAAAGCACCCTTGGGCAACTCCTCAAATTGAAGCTCTAATGCATAAAATGGGTAGTGAAATTGCTTCGGTATTCCCCAAACTTTTTGCTACGTGTGGAGATGCTGCTGCCACTAAAGTTCTCCGAAAATTGCTTTCTCATCCAAAAAGCGAAGTACGCTGTGAGACGATATTAAGTTTAGCTGAATTTTTAAGAGATGATCTGCTTGTTCCCATTCGACGGCTTGCTCTACATAACGACATTGCCCAACAAGAAGCTTGCGCAGCTGCATTTGGCGCCATGAAGGACGAAGAGGCTTTGCCTCTTTTACGCAGATTGGCAACAAATCACTCTTCCTCTGTCAAGATAGCAGCAATCCAAGCTCTTAACGAAATGCAAGAGACTTCCTATAATGCAGAGCTTTTAGAAATGGCAAAAAGAGGCGATGTCTTTGCCATCTATGCCCTTAAAGATATTCCAAATTCTGAAGATGTACTTCACCATCTTACTAAAAGCACGAACCTCCAGATTCGTTTAAACGCTTCCCTTGCTCTACTGCACAGAAAAAGCCCGAAATGCCTTAGAGGGCTGAAAGAAATTCTTATTAAAGATTCTAAGGACTTAGCACTGGTAAAAATTCACACGCAAGGAAAAGGAATCGAAGCTTTCAAAGCGGTTCCTTCCCTTACAGAAAATGTAGATACAGCTCTGCTTTACGAGATGACTTTAGGTTATCGGGAAGAAATTCTCGAAGAGGCCTTAAATTTGCCTGAAGAACATTTTTTAAATCTGGCAGCAGCCATCTTTGCAACAAAGCAAAATGAACTTGTTCCAGCACTCTGTAATTTGCTTTATCAACTGGGGACTCCTTCTAGCATTGCTCTCTTAAAAAAAGAACAGCAAAGAGCGGGAGCTCCTTTAATACGTAGTTATTGCAATTTAGCCCTCTTTAAGCTCAAAGAAGAGGGACCGTATGAAAAAAACTTACTTCAGTGGGTTAATCAGCAACAAAATGTTGATATGATACGCTTTCGGGCCTTCGTCCCATTTGATTTAAGAGAAAATACACAAAACTTTGAACTTACGCCTGAAGAAACAGCGCGCCTTCTTATTGACTCTTTCGAAGTCATTGCTCAAACACAAGAAGACAAGGGCATTAACTTATTGCTAGATGCAATGATTGATGGCAACCCAAAAAACCGCTATGTCCTTGCAGGCCTTTTACTTAGGATTACACAATGA
- a CDS encoding hypothetical protein (Product derived from UniProtKB/Trembl:Q6MDL0) — protein MLMPHKQLYACLPFVEFTREKGITLGPIHFWPSSTAKVHLPENFSSLFEEYIATVDKFSAKDLPRKAIACISINDTVPKDRRGSLLIDGIYLLYFASNFRNVYYSNEILKLSSFTKILPASEEIIKDRKIWTKTEISEGAREKAACISWVDEEIAQALGKALSIVYDPTSEYSAFDESIRLIRAIRFFVDRFFSKFENLLSYGLDLPPNLFEPEDILFLASSFDVLLTINDQQPASDFRQKVRPMLHLKFSKPVELFWKWVESFYLLKKQVIQGISRPEDLFTANPNFNVPLMHIGIKLFIYVLYYKLYENHWIASESTNRFIPPDFHWIHPQEILNFFWTEESILRKTSLLLMQRQQHREMSQENQSDLYLLSALFTSLMEKFYFPSPSNYIKYIPTPESLLEPYITPILNYGLLSRDLLHPDFLTWLKKRGGIIS, from the coding sequence ATGCTTATGCCGCATAAACAACTTTATGCTTGCCTCCCCTTTGTAGAATTTACGAGGGAAAAAGGAATCACTCTCGGTCCAATACATTTTTGGCCCTCCTCAACAGCAAAAGTTCATCTACCGGAAAATTTTTCTTCTCTATTTGAAGAATACATCGCAACAGTTGACAAATTTAGTGCAAAAGATCTTCCAAGAAAAGCCATTGCGTGCATCTCTATTAATGATACTGTTCCAAAGGACCGCAGAGGGTCTCTCCTTATTGATGGGATTTACCTTCTCTACTTTGCCTCTAATTTTCGAAATGTCTACTATAGCAATGAGATTTTAAAACTCAGCTCCTTCACGAAAATTTTGCCTGCCTCTGAAGAAATTATTAAGGATCGCAAGATCTGGACAAAAACGGAAATTTCCGAGGGCGCTCGAGAAAAAGCAGCTTGCATCAGCTGGGTTGATGAAGAGATAGCTCAAGCTTTAGGAAAAGCTTTAAGTATCGTCTACGATCCAACATCCGAATACTCTGCATTCGATGAGTCGATTCGTTTAATTAGAGCCATTCGCTTTTTTGTAGATCGTTTTTTTAGCAAATTTGAAAATCTCTTAAGTTATGGTTTGGATCTCCCTCCTAACCTTTTTGAACCGGAAGATATTCTTTTTTTAGCTTCGAGCTTTGATGTGCTGCTCACCATTAACGATCAACAGCCCGCTTCGGATTTTCGCCAAAAAGTTAGACCTATGCTTCATTTGAAATTTAGTAAGCCCGTAGAGCTTTTCTGGAAATGGGTCGAGTCCTTTTACTTATTAAAAAAGCAAGTCATCCAGGGCATCTCTAGGCCAGAGGATCTTTTTACCGCTAATCCCAATTTTAATGTGCCTTTAATGCATATTGGCATCAAACTTTTCATCTACGTCCTTTACTACAAGCTTTACGAAAATCATTGGATTGCTTCCGAAAGTACTAATCGTTTTATTCCGCCCGACTTTCATTGGATACACCCTCAAGAAATCCTTAATTTTTTTTGGACAGAAGAGAGTATCTTAAGAAAAACTTCGCTTCTTCTCATGCAACGACAGCAGCACCGAGAAATGTCTCAAGAAAATCAAAGTGATCTTTATCTGTTATCGGCATTATTTACTTCCTTAATGGAAAAGTTCTACTTCCCCTCTCCTTCAAACTATATAAAATACATTCCAACGCCAGAGAGCTTATTAGAACCTTATATCACACCTATTCTCAACTACGGTTTACTTTCACGAGACCTTTTGCACCCCGATTTTTTAACATGGCTTAAAAAACGCGGTGGCATCATTTCTTAA
- a CDS encoding Aspartyl/glutamyl-tRNA(Asn/Gln) amidotransferase subunit C (Product derived from UniProtKB/Swiss-Prot:Q8RC41;Gene name derived from UniProtKB/Swiss-Prot:Q8RC41;EC number derived from UniProtKB/Swiss-Prot:Q8RC41), producing MANLDKEAIKSLTHLCKIQCTEEEEESLLQDLQKILLHIEQLNEIDTENVMACNHVVEIHENVWRDDTIGECLPREIFLSNAPAQVGGLVRVPPVIKST from the coding sequence ATGGCTAATTTAGATAAAGAGGCAATTAAATCCTTAACTCACTTATGCAAAATACAATGCACCGAAGAAGAGGAAGAGAGTCTGCTGCAAGACCTACAGAAAATTCTCCTTCATATTGAACAGCTCAATGAAATTGACACTGAAAACGTGATGGCTTGTAACCATGTTGTCGAAATTCATGAAAATGTTTGGCGTGATGATACTATCGGAGAATGTCTTCCAAGAGAAATTTTTTTATCAAATGCACCCGCACAAGTTGGGGGACTCGTTCGCGTTCCTCCTGTAATCAAAAGTACGTAA
- a CDS encoding Uncharacterized protein (Product derived from UniProtKB/Trembl:F8L0W4), giving the protein MKTRVFLKLFAGILISSEMRMHLNLSIRWKEAQILKEFDPEHLFEVHFHEENYVGKFLSANILHLSELQEQEKIILAKMKEYCPNLKVDKLKIKIFPQQFIS; this is encoded by the coding sequence ATGAAAACAAGGGTGTTTTTAAAATTATTTGCGGGCATTTTAATTTCCTCTGAGATGCGTATGCATCTCAATTTAAGCATCAGATGGAAGGAAGCTCAAATTTTAAAAGAATTTGATCCCGAACATCTATTCGAAGTGCATTTCCACGAAGAAAATTATGTGGGAAAATTTCTGTCTGCTAACATTCTTCATTTAAGCGAGTTACAAGAGCAAGAAAAGATTATTTTGGCCAAGATGAAAGAATATTGCCCCAATTTGAAAGTGGACAAGCTTAAAATTAAGATCTTCCCACAGCAATTTATCTCCTAA
- a CDS encoding hypothetical protein (Product derived from UniProtKB/Swiss-Prot:P26758;Gene name derived from UniProtKB/Swiss-Prot:P26758; Large cysteine-rich periplasmic protein OmcB, serovar C), which yields MFKKLGISASLLLLGATAILWSGCSDSKNCYEEPICEQGISSLPAKPVPYSTSSYQAERAITQACAPAAQPGVLACTPCAPEAKQKASACQPANTCLEEPLCKKPVKCRHPASNELVCADGITVTAKNPSMCMLGDQYPLEFNIKACQDVCDAVVTTHLPEGVTFIKSSPEAKVDGNKLVWNIGHMTKGENIVAKIWLKCECEGELCACFCASATPVRFCSLLCAKPLLTCEKTGPVEVCPGETINYKVTVLNRGSCAAHEVVVTDNLPAGVEHASGQRTLSFRLGTLEPCQSKTVDFRVTAVTRGKVCNTAVVSACDADSTSCQWCTNICKECVEVTKAGPKEQMIGKNADYQITVVNPGDKTLTDVVVTDQAPTATSIVTANGAKINGNQAIWRLKELKPGEKVNFNLTLTTCTPGCFTNKVHVTNCQNCEACAEFTTRWKGRPSINICLCDVEEPICVGDTTSHHFKIVNQGSEADNNVVVTVRIPNELIPLAAMGASKGTISGQTVTFAPINNFGSRQTAEFRVDARAKSAGDARISVELTSDSMKTPLIQQSSVIVN from the coding sequence ATGTTTAAAAAACTGGGAATTTCTGCCTCGTTGCTGTTATTAGGAGCAACGGCAATTCTCTGGTCAGGTTGCTCCGATAGCAAAAACTGCTACGAGGAACCCATTTGCGAGCAAGGAATATCTAGCTTGCCAGCAAAGCCAGTACCATACTCAACAAGTTCTTATCAAGCTGAGCGTGCAATAACGCAAGCTTGTGCTCCTGCTGCTCAGCCTGGTGTACTAGCATGTACTCCATGCGCTCCGGAAGCAAAGCAAAAGGCCTCTGCTTGCCAACCTGCCAACACATGCTTGGAAGAGCCGCTTTGCAAAAAACCAGTAAAATGCCGCCATCCAGCAAGCAACGAATTGGTTTGCGCTGACGGTATCACCGTTACTGCAAAAAATCCTTCTATGTGTATGTTGGGTGACCAGTACCCATTAGAATTCAACATCAAAGCTTGCCAAGATGTTTGCGATGCTGTTGTAACAACACACCTTCCAGAAGGTGTTACTTTCATTAAAAGCTCACCAGAAGCAAAAGTTGATGGTAATAAGCTTGTTTGGAACATTGGCCATATGACAAAAGGCGAAAACATCGTCGCTAAAATTTGGCTAAAATGTGAGTGTGAAGGCGAACTTTGCGCATGCTTTTGTGCTAGCGCAACACCTGTACGCTTTTGCTCACTTCTCTGCGCAAAACCTCTTTTAACTTGTGAAAAAACAGGTCCTGTAGAAGTTTGCCCAGGTGAAACAATTAACTATAAAGTGACTGTTCTAAACCGTGGCTCATGTGCAGCTCATGAAGTTGTTGTTACAGATAATCTTCCTGCAGGCGTCGAGCATGCAAGCGGCCAAAGAACTCTTAGCTTCCGCTTAGGGACTCTTGAGCCTTGCCAAAGCAAAACCGTTGATTTCCGCGTAACAGCGGTAACTCGCGGCAAAGTTTGCAACACAGCAGTTGTCTCAGCTTGCGACGCAGATTCTACTTCTTGCCAATGGTGCACAAACATTTGCAAAGAATGTGTTGAAGTAACGAAAGCTGGCCCTAAAGAGCAAATGATCGGCAAAAATGCTGATTATCAAATCACTGTGGTAAACCCAGGTGATAAAACGCTTACAGATGTTGTTGTGACAGACCAAGCTCCAACTGCAACGTCTATCGTTACTGCTAATGGCGCTAAAATCAACGGTAACCAAGCTATCTGGAGATTGAAGGAGTTGAAGCCAGGTGAAAAAGTTAATTTTAACCTGACATTAACAACTTGCACACCAGGCTGCTTTACTAATAAAGTTCATGTCACAAATTGCCAAAATTGTGAAGCATGTGCGGAATTTACAACTCGTTGGAAAGGCCGTCCATCTATTAACATTTGCTTATGCGATGTAGAAGAGCCAATTTGTGTAGGCGACACAACAAGTCACCACTTCAAAATTGTCAACCAAGGTTCCGAAGCTGACAACAATGTCGTAGTGACCGTTCGTATTCCAAATGAGTTAATCCCTCTTGCAGCAATGGGTGCATCAAAGGGAACAATTTCTGGACAAACTGTGACTTTTGCTCCAATCAATAACTTCGGTTCTCGCCAAACAGCTGAGTTCCGTGTGGATGCAAGAGCTAAGAGTGCTGGTGATGCAAGGATTTCAGTTGAATTGACATCTGATTCCATGAAAACACCACTCATTCAGCAGTCAAGCGTTATCGTTAACTAA
- a CDS encoding 1-deoxy-D-xylulose-5-phosphate synthase (Product derived from UniProtKB/Swiss-Prot:Q6MDK6;Gene name derived from UniProtKB/Swiss-Prot:Q6MDK6;EC number derived from UniProtKB/Swiss-Prot:Q6MDK6), with amino-acid sequence MDGALLLPSINGPEDLKKLTISQLNQLATEIRERIISVLAVNGGHLASNLGAIELTLAMHYVFNSPTDKFIWDVSHQTYAHKILTGRNQEFDKIRQFKGLCGFSCPKESEHDHFYAGHAGTALSLALGVAKNRDLAKRADYILPVIGDATLTCGMSLEALNNIPKDLKKFIVILNDNAMSISKNVGAITQILSRMLSNPTTDKIYHEINALVAKIPSYGESLSRQGAKLTESLKNLFSPAAFFEQYGLSYIGPVDGHDVKKLIDLFSAIKNSDWPVIVHVMTNKGQGMDEAIKNPISYHGAKPFNPDTGKFLPTAVTKPTFPKIFGAHLLKMADTDPSLVAVTPAMSAGSCLDDFMKKFPDRCLDVGIAESHSITFAGGIAYGKKMKVVASLYSTFLHRAFDNLFHDVCLQELPVVFGIDRAGISGPDGSTHHGIYDISFLNAMPNMIISQPRNGQLLKELLESSFSWGQPAAIRYPNMVTEEGSAPLQYREVGKGEVLAEGENILILALGHMTQTALQVRELLRAMDRQATVVDPIFVKPLDSELLCRLLMNHQRIVTIEEHSVVSGLGSIVNHFLMSKGYGNIQVLNFGIPETFVEQGSHGELLDELGLTAPKIVEQLIRHFDLRTSSAEKYN; translated from the coding sequence ATGGATGGTGCTCTTTTACTCCCTAGCATTAACGGTCCAGAAGATCTTAAAAAGCTAACGATTAGCCAACTCAATCAGTTAGCGACTGAAATTAGAGAGCGCATTATTTCCGTTCTAGCAGTGAATGGCGGTCACCTTGCCTCTAACTTAGGAGCCATCGAGCTCACGCTGGCCATGCACTATGTCTTTAACTCCCCGACAGATAAGTTCATTTGGGACGTCAGCCACCAAACCTATGCACATAAAATCCTAACAGGCCGAAATCAAGAATTTGACAAAATCCGTCAATTTAAAGGACTATGTGGCTTTAGTTGTCCAAAAGAATCCGAGCATGACCATTTTTATGCAGGGCATGCAGGTACAGCACTTTCTTTAGCGCTAGGGGTTGCAAAAAATCGCGATCTCGCTAAAAGAGCGGATTACATTCTTCCCGTTATAGGCGATGCCACCCTAACTTGTGGAATGTCTTTAGAAGCATTGAATAACATCCCTAAAGATCTGAAAAAATTTATTGTCATACTAAATGACAATGCCATGTCTATTTCCAAAAATGTCGGCGCCATCACACAAATTTTAAGCCGAATGTTGAGCAACCCAACGACAGATAAGATTTACCACGAAATCAATGCTCTAGTTGCAAAAATCCCAAGTTATGGAGAAAGTCTTTCACGTCAAGGAGCCAAACTTACTGAATCCTTAAAAAATTTATTCAGTCCTGCCGCTTTTTTCGAGCAGTATGGTCTTTCTTATATAGGACCGGTTGACGGACATGACGTCAAAAAGCTTATCGATCTCTTTAGTGCCATCAAAAATTCCGACTGGCCAGTTATCGTGCATGTCATGACGAATAAAGGGCAAGGCATGGATGAAGCGATCAAAAATCCTATTTCCTATCATGGAGCAAAACCCTTCAATCCTGACACTGGTAAATTTCTACCAACCGCGGTGACTAAGCCAACTTTCCCCAAAATTTTTGGAGCCCATCTTCTTAAAATGGCAGACACTGACCCAAGCCTTGTAGCTGTCACCCCTGCCATGTCTGCAGGATCTTGCCTTGACGATTTCATGAAAAAATTTCCCGATCGATGTCTCGATGTAGGCATTGCTGAATCCCATTCCATCACCTTTGCCGGAGGAATCGCTTATGGCAAAAAAATGAAAGTGGTCGCTTCGCTCTACTCAACATTTCTTCATCGCGCTTTCGATAATTTATTTCATGATGTTTGCCTACAAGAATTGCCGGTCGTTTTTGGGATCGATCGCGCAGGAATTTCAGGTCCGGACGGTTCAACTCACCACGGCATCTACGATATTTCTTTTCTCAATGCCATGCCCAACATGATTATTTCCCAACCTCGCAATGGACAATTATTAAAAGAACTCTTGGAATCTTCGTTCAGTTGGGGACAACCAGCAGCCATCCGCTACCCCAATATGGTAACCGAAGAGGGTTCCGCTCCCTTGCAATACCGGGAAGTGGGGAAGGGCGAAGTCCTAGCAGAAGGAGAGAATATTCTCATTCTAGCTTTGGGTCACATGACACAAACAGCTTTACAAGTTCGCGAACTTTTACGCGCTATGGATAGACAAGCTACCGTGGTCGATCCCATCTTCGTAAAACCTTTAGATTCCGAACTTCTTTGCCGTCTTTTGATGAACCATCAGCGCATTGTTACAATTGAAGAGCACTCCGTTGTCTCTGGACTTGGCTCAATTGTGAACCATTTCCTGATGAGCAAAGGCTATGGCAATATTCAAGTCTTAAATTTTGGAATCCCCGAAACATTCGTTGAACAAGGAAGCCATGGCGAGCTTCTGGATGAATTAGGGTTAACAGCACCTAAAATTGTCGAACAACTGATTAGACATTTTGATTTAAGAACTTCTTCCGCAGAAAAATACAACTAG
- a CDS encoding Glutamyl-tRNA(Gln) amidotransferase subunit A (Product derived from UniProtKB/Swiss-Prot:Q6MDF5;Gene name derived from UniProtKB/Swiss-Prot:Q6MDF5;EC number derived from UniProtKB/Swiss-Prot:Q6MDF5): protein MHTLTAIELRNKFINGDLSALEITNFFLNRIAELDPKIGAFLKVFPEVAREKAQAIDQKKASGQKLGKLAAIPIALKDNIHLKGELSTCASKFLTNYVAPFDATVTKLLEEEDAIIIGKTNMDEFAMGSSTENSALQKTYNPWDLKCTPGGSSGGSAAAVAARMVPLALGSDTGGSIRQPASFCGIVGFKPTYGRVSRYGLVAYGSSLDQIGPFGTNTSDTALLMEVIGKHCPKDATSTPLPAEQYLSTFTKDLQGTKIGVPWQFLEELQSESKAIFNQAIEVLKSLGATVVDIDLSILKYSIPVYYILATAEASTNLARFDGVRYGVRSKSASTLDEVYELSKEEGFGSEVKRRILLGTYVLSAGYKDAFYKKAQKVRSLMMQRYKEAFKQCDLIAMPTSPFTTFEVGSIKDPLQMYLEDIYTISINLAGLPAVSVPSGFSKDHKPFGLQLIGPQNQDRRVLAACHAYEEATNFAKTLPSIGA, encoded by the coding sequence ATGCACACTCTAACAGCCATTGAACTTCGCAATAAATTTATCAACGGTGATCTCTCTGCTTTGGAAATCACAAATTTTTTTCTGAATAGAATTGCGGAACTTGATCCAAAAATTGGAGCTTTTTTAAAAGTTTTTCCAGAAGTAGCAAGAGAAAAAGCACAAGCAATCGACCAAAAAAAAGCATCCGGACAAAAACTTGGCAAGTTGGCTGCGATACCTATTGCTCTCAAAGATAATATCCATCTTAAGGGAGAGCTAAGTACGTGTGCATCAAAATTTTTGACAAATTATGTAGCTCCATTCGATGCTACCGTTACTAAACTTTTAGAAGAAGAAGATGCCATCATCATTGGCAAAACAAACATGGATGAGTTTGCTATGGGCTCTTCTACTGAAAATTCTGCTCTTCAGAAGACCTACAATCCATGGGACCTAAAATGCACACCAGGAGGATCTTCCGGTGGCTCAGCAGCAGCAGTTGCGGCCCGCATGGTCCCTCTTGCCTTGGGAAGCGATACGGGGGGCTCTATCCGCCAACCAGCTAGCTTTTGCGGCATAGTGGGTTTTAAACCGACCTATGGACGTGTTTCTCGCTACGGCTTAGTCGCTTATGGTTCCTCTCTTGACCAGATTGGCCCTTTTGGCACAAACACTTCAGATACTGCCCTATTAATGGAAGTGATAGGGAAACATTGCCCAAAAGACGCAACAAGCACTCCCCTTCCAGCTGAACAATACCTCTCGACATTCACTAAAGATTTGCAGGGCACAAAAATTGGCGTACCTTGGCAGTTTTTAGAAGAGCTGCAATCTGAATCCAAAGCGATCTTCAATCAAGCCATTGAAGTTTTAAAATCTTTAGGTGCTACTGTAGTAGATATCGATTTAAGTATTTTAAAATACTCAATTCCAGTGTATTACATTTTAGCAACCGCTGAAGCTTCAACAAATCTTGCTCGCTTTGATGGGGTGCGTTATGGTGTTCGCTCCAAATCAGCAAGCACATTAGATGAAGTCTACGAGCTTTCCAAAGAAGAGGGTTTTGGCTCAGAAGTTAAGCGTCGAATTTTACTGGGCACGTACGTTCTTTCTGCTGGTTATAAAGATGCCTTTTATAAAAAAGCACAAAAGGTACGCTCTTTAATGATGCAAAGATACAAAGAAGCCTTTAAGCAATGCGATTTGATTGCAATGCCGACATCTCCTTTTACAACCTTTGAAGTGGGCTCTATTAAAGACCCTCTGCAGATGTACCTTGAAGATATCTATACTATTTCGATCAACTTAGCTGGCTTGCCTGCCGTGAGCGTTCCCAGTGGTTTCTCCAAAGATCATAAACCTTTTGGATTGCAATTAATTGGACCGCAAAACCAAGACAGACGGGTTTTGGCAGCTTGTCACGCTTATGAAGAGGCCACAAACTTCGCAAAGACACTTCCCTCTATAGGAGCTTAA
- a CDS encoding hypothetical protein (Product derived from UniProtKB/Swiss-Prot:Q6MDL5;Maf-like protein pc0610): MRLILGSQSPRRKEILNYFSLPFEQISSKFDEESVAFDQDPAHYALQIAEGKANALSALYPEATILTADTVVFKAPHCYGKPQDEKQAFKMLKELHGNWHSVFTAVVLHYQHRTFSGVEETKVQFNSLSDTQIHQYIEALHWADKAGGYAIQLAGSLIVKKIEGCYYNVLGLPINVVASLLKKANIDLWDHLK, encoded by the coding sequence ATGCGCTTAATACTAGGCTCTCAATCCCCAAGAAGAAAAGAAATTCTCAACTATTTTTCGTTGCCATTTGAACAAATCAGCTCAAAATTTGATGAAGAGTCAGTTGCTTTTGATCAAGATCCAGCCCACTATGCTTTACAAATTGCTGAAGGCAAAGCAAATGCCCTGAGCGCACTCTATCCCGAAGCTACCATCTTAACCGCTGATACCGTTGTCTTTAAGGCCCCTCATTGTTACGGAAAGCCACAAGATGAGAAGCAGGCTTTTAAAATGCTAAAAGAACTTCATGGCAATTGGCATAGTGTGTTCACAGCAGTGGTCCTGCATTACCAACACCGAACCTTTTCAGGTGTTGAAGAAACAAAAGTGCAATTTAACTCGCTATCCGACACGCAAATTCATCAATACATTGAGGCATTGCACTGGGCAGATAAAGCTGGAGGCTATGCCATTCAGTTAGCAGGCAGCCTCATCGTCAAAAAAATTGAGGGCTGCTATTACAATGTATTGGGGTTACCCATCAATGTCGTTGCTTCCCTACTAAAAAAAGCGAACATCGATTTATGGGATCACTTAAAGTAA